A genomic segment from Montipora foliosa isolate CH-2021 chromosome 9, ASM3666993v2, whole genome shotgun sequence encodes:
- the LOC137971717 gene encoding uncharacterized protein gives MEFLKKEKPSLPYESIKEVLENYSTLDGGTSLSAIGNAIRNKLPEGPFTRKRLTKASVEKFTPANTLYCQQFLNTLSALPPEKLKFFDEAGVHTGTGNPVYGNSLRGEAAVEVISGNKKGANVTLNLLCGLEGVLYANTVEGASDSTNFLNFFAEAGQVTTPLGNPAIELGDYIILDNCPTHRYETGNILQRWLLQMGAQIIYTPSLSPEFNVAEYVFNKMKTVLKREEFGRLLRENVHVAIYEALELVTTEDMFGFYKFIL, from the coding sequence ATGGAATTTCTTAAAAAGGAGAAGCCTTCCCTTCCGTATGAATCGATTAAAGAAGTGCTTGAAAACTATAGCACATTAGACGGAGGAACGTCTTTATCAGCGATTGGAAATGCTATCAGGAATAAGTTGCCTGAGGGACCTTTTACTAGGAAGCGGTTAACAAAGGCATCTGTGGAAAAATTTACCCCTGCGAACACTCTTTACTGTCAGCAGTTTTTAAATACTCTGAGTGCTTTGCCACCAGAAAAACTCAAGTTCTTTGACGAGGCTGGTGTTCACACTGGGACAGGAAATCCCGTTTATGGAAATTCTCTCAGAGGAGAAGCAGCGGTTGAAGTAATTTCTGGCAATAAGAAAGGCGCGAATGTAACACTTAACCTATTGTGTGGACTGGAAGGAGTACTTTACGCAAATACTGTGGAGGGAGCTTCAGATTCtacaaattttcttaatttctttgccgAAGCTGGCCAAGTCACAACTCCACTCGGAAATCCCGCCATTGAACTTGGCGATTATATCATACTTGACAACTGCCCCACACATCGATACGAGACTGGGAACATTTTGCAAAGATGGTTATTGCAGATGGGAGCACAAATCATTTATACTCCATCCCTTTCACCAGAATTCAACGTTGCAGAATAcgttttcaataaaatgaaaaccgTGTTGAAGAGGGAAGAATTCGGACGCCTCTTGCGGGAAAACGTTCATGTAGCAATCTACGAGGCGTTAGAACTCGTAACTACTGAAGACATGTTTGGTTTTTATAAGTTTATATTGTAG